The Enterococcus sp. 7F3_DIV0205 genome has a window encoding:
- a CDS encoding PBP1A family penicillin-binding protein: MTTDEIGSRAARHGHTPISNSTENTPSGGGKKPKKKRILLKIFLGLILLGILGLLAGVGLFWSYAKDAPKLEDDKLSATVSSKLYDANNEVFEELGAEKREMIKPTDVPQLLKDAVVSVEDKRFYKHSGVDPIRILGSAFSNFKTGGLQGGSTLTQQLIKLSYFSTKEKDQNLKRKAQEAWLAMQLEKEKSKEEILTYYINKVYMANGLYGMETAAQSYFGKPLSELNLPQTALLAGMPQAPNDYDPYVKPDVAKERRDVVLFTMKENEKITQKEYDDAKATPIDDGLQPLKQSNENRKIVDNYIKEVIAEVESMGKNVYTDGLDIHTNLDMNAQKRLYDIINSDTYVQYPDQDFQVASTVIDVKTGQVKAQIGGRNIPDDVQLGTNSAIETDRDVGSTMKPIADYGPAIENLNYSTGRIMMDKPTTYEGTNIPVTNADMQYYGALTMRKAIMYSRNTTAIQTFDAVGSDKSAAFLKDLGIEFKDFVAANAISSNTSDLGGNKYGVSSLKLAAAYAAFANMGVYNKPYYVNKVVYQDGSEDVTETESKRAMKDSTAYMMTDMLKDVINGGTAFNAAVPGLIQAGKTGTANYTEDDLVKMGASESSSIAPDSTFVGYTPHYAVSVWTGYKQRLTPIPFEYWATASEVYREMMTYLSEGTATDDWEMPDSVIRSGSELYVKGAYEEQLLPSNSGYESSSSWESPISSESTISSSTTPSQTESSSAQVSEPPVSSTQQTEPPISTTPTEIPQSSEQPVEPSTTPPVQNNAVRRRSPSG, encoded by the coding sequence ATGACAACTGATGAAATAGGGTCACGTGCTGCACGACATGGACATACTCCTATATCGAACAGCACTGAAAACACACCGTCTGGCGGTGGCAAAAAACCAAAGAAAAAACGGATCCTGCTAAAAATATTTTTAGGATTGATTCTGCTTGGAATCTTGGGTCTTTTAGCTGGTGTAGGACTATTCTGGTCATATGCTAAAGATGCTCCTAAACTCGAAGACGACAAACTTAGTGCTACGGTTTCTTCAAAATTATACGATGCAAATAATGAAGTTTTTGAAGAACTAGGTGCTGAAAAACGTGAAATGATCAAACCGACAGATGTACCGCAATTACTTAAAGATGCAGTTGTATCCGTCGAGGACAAACGTTTTTACAAACACAGCGGTGTTGATCCAATCCGAATTCTGGGGTCTGCATTTTCAAACTTTAAAACAGGTGGTCTTCAAGGTGGTAGTACGCTAACACAACAATTGATTAAGCTCTCTTACTTCTCAACAAAAGAGAAAGACCAAAACCTTAAGCGAAAAGCCCAGGAAGCTTGGCTTGCAATGCAGTTAGAAAAAGAAAAATCAAAAGAAGAGATTTTAACGTATTATATCAATAAGGTTTATATGGCAAATGGTTTATATGGTATGGAAACTGCTGCTCAATCCTATTTTGGAAAACCGCTATCTGAGCTGAATCTACCACAAACAGCTTTACTTGCTGGCATGCCGCAAGCGCCGAATGACTATGATCCTTATGTAAAACCAGATGTTGCTAAAGAGCGACGTGATGTTGTTTTATTTACAATGAAAGAAAACGAAAAGATCACTCAAAAAGAGTATGACGATGCAAAAGCAACGCCAATCGACGATGGATTGCAACCATTGAAACAATCAAACGAAAATCGTAAGATCGTTGATAATTATATCAAAGAAGTTATTGCTGAAGTAGAAAGTATGGGTAAAAATGTCTATACAGACGGTTTGGATATTCATACGAATCTTGATATGAATGCGCAAAAGCGTTTGTACGATATCATCAATAGCGATACTTATGTACAATACCCTGACCAAGATTTCCAAGTAGCTTCCACAGTAATCGATGTAAAAACAGGTCAAGTCAAAGCCCAAATCGGTGGCCGAAATATTCCTGACGATGTTCAATTAGGGACTAACTCAGCCATTGAAACCGATCGTGATGTTGGTTCAACAATGAAACCCATCGCAGATTATGGTCCTGCTATCGAGAACTTGAACTATTCTACCGGACGAATCATGATGGATAAACCTACTACGTATGAAGGAACCAATATTCCTGTCACAAATGCAGACATGCAGTATTATGGTGCTCTTACGATGCGAAAAGCAATTATGTATTCTCGAAATACAACTGCTATTCAAACATTTGATGCTGTCGGAAGTGATAAATCAGCGGCTTTCCTTAAAGACTTAGGGATTGAATTCAAAGATTTCGTTGCTGCCAACGCAATCTCTAGTAACACTAGTGATTTAGGTGGCAATAAATACGGCGTTTCATCCTTAAAACTAGCTGCTGCTTATGCGGCATTTGCTAATATGGGTGTCTACAATAAGCCTTATTATGTTAATAAAGTAGTTTATCAAGATGGCTCCGAAGATGTAACTGAAACCGAAAGTAAGCGTGCTATGAAGGATTCAACTGCATATATGATGACTGATATGCTTAAAGATGTTATCAACGGAGGAACAGCCTTTAACGCTGCTGTTCCAGGCTTAATTCAAGCTGGAAAAACTGGTACTGCCAATTACACGGAAGACGACCTTGTAAAAATGGGCGCTTCTGAATCATCTAGTATTGCGCCGGATAGTACATTTGTTGGTTACACACCTCATTACGCTGTTTCAGTCTGGACAGGTTACAAGCAACGCTTAACTCCTATCCCATTTGAATATTGGGCAACAGCATCTGAAGTTTACAGAGAAATGATGACTTACCTTTCTGAAGGTACCGCTACTGATGATTGGGAAATGCCAGACTCCGTCATACGCTCTGGCAGTGAATTATATGTTAAAGGTGCTTATGAAGAACAATTATTACCTTCAAACTCTGGCTATGAAAGCTCTTCATCTTGGGAAAGTCCGATAAGTTCTGAGTCAACAATAAGTAGTTCGACCACTCCTTCGCAAACAGAATCATCGTCTGCTCAGGTTAGTGAACCACCAGTTTCGTCTACACAACAAACAGAACCGCCAATATCCACTACACCAACGGAAATTCCACAAAGCAGTGAGCAACCAGTAGAACCTTCAACAACACCTCCTGTACAAAATAATGCAGTCAGAAGACGATCACCTTCTGGCTGA
- a CDS encoding CTP synthase — protein sequence MTKYIFVTGGVVSSIGKGIVAASLGRLLKNRGLKVTIQKFDPYINVDPGTMSPYQHGEVFVTDDGAETDLDLGHYERFIDINLNKYSNVTTGKIYSEVLRKERKGEYLGATVQVIPHITNEIKDKIMRAATMTDADIIITEVGGTVGDIESLPFLEALRQMKADVGSDNVMYIHTTLIPYLKAAGEMKTKPTQHSVKELRSLGIQPNILVVRTELPVSQGTKNKLAQFCDVAPEAVIESRDVETLYSIPLALQAQNMDQIVCDHLKLDVPVADMTEWRALEEKVLGLKKTTRIALVGKYVELPDAYLSVVEALKHAGFAFDSDIMIDWVDSQALTEENVADVLKDADGILVPGGFGDRGVEGKIEAIRFARENDVPFLGICLGMQMACVEFARNVVKLEDAGSAENNPEILNNIIDLMADQENVENLGGTLRLGLYPCKLKKGSVTAAAYEGQEVVQERHRHRYEFNNKYRQLFEENGLVFSGVSPDNRLVEIVELPEKKFFVACQFHPELISRPNRPQHLIKGFVEAALNNQ from the coding sequence ATGACAAAATATATCTTTGTTACAGGCGGCGTAGTTTCTTCGATTGGGAAGGGTATTGTTGCAGCATCTTTAGGGCGTTTATTAAAAAATCGCGGCTTGAAAGTAACGATTCAAAAATTTGATCCATATATCAACGTGGATCCAGGAACAATGAGTCCTTACCAACATGGAGAAGTTTTTGTCACAGATGATGGTGCCGAAACAGACTTGGATTTAGGTCATTATGAACGTTTTATCGATATCAACTTAAATAAATATTCCAATGTAACAACAGGGAAGATTTATTCAGAAGTATTGAGAAAAGAACGCAAAGGTGAGTACTTAGGTGCAACTGTACAAGTGATACCTCATATTACCAATGAAATCAAAGATAAAATCATGCGTGCGGCGACTATGACAGATGCGGATATCATTATTACAGAAGTTGGCGGAACAGTTGGGGATATTGAATCATTACCGTTTTTAGAAGCGTTACGTCAAATGAAAGCCGACGTTGGTAGTGACAATGTGATGTATATCCATACAACACTGATTCCGTATTTAAAAGCAGCGGGCGAAATGAAAACTAAACCCACACAACACAGTGTCAAAGAATTACGTAGTTTAGGTATCCAGCCAAATATTTTAGTGGTTCGTACAGAATTACCAGTTTCTCAAGGAACAAAAAATAAATTGGCTCAGTTTTGTGATGTAGCACCAGAAGCAGTTATCGAGTCACGTGACGTAGAAACGCTTTACTCGATTCCGTTAGCATTACAGGCGCAAAACATGGATCAAATTGTTTGCGATCATCTAAAATTAGATGTGCCAGTTGCTGATATGACAGAATGGCGTGCGTTAGAAGAAAAAGTATTAGGATTGAAGAAAACAACCAGAATTGCTTTAGTAGGTAAGTATGTGGAGCTTCCTGATGCCTATCTTTCAGTCGTTGAAGCATTAAAACATGCTGGATTTGCTTTTGATTCGGATATTATGATCGATTGGGTCGATTCGCAAGCATTGACTGAAGAAAACGTTGCAGATGTTTTAAAAGATGCTGACGGAATCTTGGTGCCTGGAGGATTTGGTGATCGTGGAGTAGAAGGAAAGATTGAAGCGATTCGTTTTGCTCGTGAAAATGATGTACCATTCTTAGGAATTTGTCTAGGGATGCAAATGGCCTGTGTTGAGTTTGCCCGTAATGTGGTAAAACTGGAAGATGCTGGATCTGCTGAAAATAATCCGGAAATCCTTAACAATATTATCGATTTGATGGCGGATCAAGAAAATGTAGAAAATCTTGGTGGAACTTTACGTTTAGGTCTATATCCATGTAAACTTAAAAAGGGTAGTGTTACAGCGGCAGCTTATGAAGGTCAAGAGGTAGTTCAAGAACGTCATCGTCACCGTTATGAGTTCAACAATAAATACCGTCAATTATTTGAAGAAAACGGCTTAGTCTTTTCAGGTGTTTCACCTGATAATCGCTTAGTTGAAATTGTTGAATTGCCAGAGAAAAAATTCTTTGTTGCTTGCCAATTCCATCCAGAATTGATCTCTAGACCAAACAGACCGCAACATTTGATTAAAGGGTTTGTTGAAGCAGCTTTAAATAATCAATAG
- a CDS encoding peptide ABC transporter substrate-binding protein, whose protein sequence is MKKGLKQSITLITTMLLLSACGGNTSDKSADSTDAKVSTNQKSSRVLNLMEASEVGSMDTIFTQDEPSVNAQSNVFEGLYQLDEKDNVIPAVAKEMPEISEDGKTYTIKLREDAKWSNGDKVTANDFVFAWKKMADPKNQANYFFLMDGTVLNGTEIVNEEKSADELGVKALDDYTLEIKMAKPVTYFTSLLAFSPFFPQNEKFVTEKGKEYGTSSENIVSNGPFLMENWDQSSMSWDLVQNPNYYDADKVKSEKIHFEVLKETNTVFNLYESGELDVAILTGDFAKQNKDNPDYEAIQRSKVYSLRMNQKRNDKPSIFANENVRKAVAYALDKKSLVENILSDGSKDIYGYIPKDFVANPETGEDFRKEAGDLVKTDEKLANEYLDKAKKELNGDVTIELLSKDGDGDKKVAEFIQGQLEKTLPGLKINVKTVPLNNSIELMKKGDYELSVSMWGPDYQDPMTFLESSVSSKNKTSYRSEKYDQLIDDASNKYANEPEKRWEALIAAEKVLVEEDAALIPLYQQARGQLVRPGVKGIEYHNFGATSTYKNAYIKE, encoded by the coding sequence ATGAAAAAAGGGTTAAAACAAAGCATCACATTGATCACAACGATGCTACTGCTTTCAGCTTGCGGGGGAAATACAAGTGATAAATCAGCAGACAGCACAGATGCTAAAGTCTCAACTAATCAAAAATCATCAAGGGTCTTGAATTTAATGGAAGCTTCAGAAGTGGGGTCTATGGACACAATTTTTACACAAGATGAACCTAGTGTAAATGCCCAATCGAATGTTTTTGAAGGCTTGTATCAACTAGATGAAAAAGATAATGTCATTCCGGCTGTTGCAAAAGAAATGCCGGAAATTTCAGAAGATGGTAAGACATATACGATCAAGTTGAGAGAAGATGCAAAATGGTCAAACGGAGACAAGGTCACAGCAAATGATTTTGTCTTTGCATGGAAAAAGATGGCAGATCCTAAAAACCAAGCTAATTACTTTTTCTTGATGGATGGCACGGTTTTAAACGGGACAGAGATCGTCAATGAAGAAAAATCAGCAGATGAACTAGGTGTTAAAGCTCTAGATGACTATACACTTGAGATAAAAATGGCTAAACCCGTGACCTATTTCACGTCGTTATTAGCATTTTCACCTTTCTTCCCGCAAAATGAAAAATTTGTGACAGAAAAAGGGAAAGAATATGGCACGTCTAGTGAAAACATTGTCTCTAATGGTCCATTCTTAATGGAAAACTGGGATCAATCTTCAATGTCATGGGATTTAGTTCAAAATCCAAATTATTATGATGCTGATAAAGTAAAATCGGAAAAAATCCATTTTGAAGTATTAAAAGAAACAAATACTGTATTCAATCTTTATGAATCTGGTGAATTAGACGTTGCGATTTTAACAGGCGACTTTGCCAAACAAAACAAAGACAATCCAGATTATGAAGCAATCCAACGTTCAAAAGTATATTCTTTAAGAATGAATCAAAAAAGAAATGACAAACCATCGATCTTTGCAAATGAAAATGTTCGTAAAGCGGTTGCTTATGCTCTTGATAAGAAAAGCTTAGTAGAAAATATCTTGTCAGATGGTTCAAAAGATATTTACGGTTATATTCCTAAAGACTTTGTTGCCAATCCAGAAACAGGAGAAGATTTCAGAAAAGAAGCTGGAGATCTAGTCAAAACAGACGAAAAACTAGCGAATGAGTATTTGGACAAAGCGAAAAAAGAATTGAATGGCGACGTAACGATCGAATTACTATCTAAAGATGGTGATGGAGATAAGAAAGTAGCTGAATTCATTCAAGGGCAATTGGAAAAAACATTACCTGGTTTAAAAATCAATGTCAAAACAGTTCCTTTGAACAATTCAATTGAATTAATGAAAAAAGGCGATTATGAACTTTCTGTCAGCATGTGGGGACCAGATTATCAAGACCCAATGACTTTCTTAGAAAGTTCAGTAAGCTCAAAAAATAAAACAAGTTACCGCAGTGAAAAATATGACCAGTTGATCGATGATGCATCAAACAAGTATGCCAATGAACCTGAAAAACGTTGGGAAGCATTGATTGCAGCTGAAAAAGTTTTAGTAGAAGAAGATGCAGCGCTGATTCCACTGTACCAACAAGCAAGAGGACAGTTGGTTCGCCCAGGAGTCAAAGGCATTGAATACCATAACTTTGGTGCAACTAGCACTTATAAAAACGCTTATATAAAAGAGTAA
- a CDS encoding transglutaminase-like domain-containing protein has protein sequence MYYDLKYMSVPLPEDVIKLKNYGDFEGAGKLIEHLLSNELPHALRKRLEIEQDIIRIVGINEYPFDFSEANKMMKETFKDYQEQELITLKETGKVDWLYIDGKVHFQRRFLMNLIKTQADYEARLLVKEDNEIDLLRKQELTQNVQKMKEQGRRKVKIHLRTSIQVKKEYERPGETVKVYLPIPKECKQVSDIQIIKTTPEATFIAPETQAQRTVYFETVLEEDQVFSVEYSYTNQVDYVELDPEKVSELQPEFELSEELPHIRFTPYLEQLLEEILSGETNPIKKARKIYDFITTKVNYSFMREYFTIDNISEYAAVNLKGDCGVQAILFITLCRMANIPAKWQSGLYVSQYYTGCHDWAQFYVSPYGWVFADLSFGGGARRNGDLDRWNYYFGNLDIFRMPANSEIQTDFNPPKQFLRADPIDNQRGEFEYENQGLPYAYLDVKQELVTMEELV, from the coding sequence ATGTATTATGATTTAAAGTATATGAGTGTGCCGTTACCGGAAGATGTAATTAAATTAAAAAATTATGGTGATTTTGAGGGTGCAGGTAAGTTGATTGAACATTTATTGTCTAACGAACTGCCCCACGCATTGAGAAAACGATTAGAAATCGAACAAGATATTATCCGAATCGTCGGAATCAATGAGTATCCGTTTGATTTTAGCGAAGCAAATAAAATGATGAAAGAAACGTTTAAAGACTATCAAGAGCAAGAATTAATAACACTAAAAGAAACCGGAAAAGTAGACTGGCTGTATATTGATGGTAAGGTTCATTTTCAACGACGTTTCTTAATGAATTTGATCAAGACACAAGCAGATTATGAAGCAAGACTGCTTGTTAAAGAAGACAATGAAATCGATCTTTTGAGAAAACAAGAACTAACCCAAAATGTTCAAAAAATGAAAGAACAAGGGAGAAGAAAAGTCAAGATTCACCTGAGAACTAGTATTCAAGTTAAAAAAGAATACGAGCGTCCAGGCGAAACGGTCAAAGTATACTTGCCAATACCAAAAGAATGCAAACAAGTATCAGACATTCAAATCATAAAAACCACACCAGAAGCTACTTTTATCGCGCCAGAAACACAAGCGCAACGCACGGTTTACTTTGAAACGGTTTTAGAAGAAGATCAAGTCTTTTCAGTGGAATACAGCTATACGAATCAAGTTGATTATGTAGAGCTAGATCCAGAAAAAGTATCAGAACTACAACCAGAATTTGAGTTAAGTGAAGAATTACCGCACATTCGTTTTACCCCTTATTTGGAACAATTACTTGAAGAAATTTTGTCTGGCGAGACGAACCCAATTAAAAAAGCACGAAAGATCTATGATTTTATTACAACTAAAGTCAATTATTCATTTATGCGGGAATATTTTACGATTGATAACATCTCAGAGTATGCTGCTGTCAATTTAAAGGGGGACTGTGGCGTTCAAGCAATTTTGTTTATCACTTTATGCCGAATGGCTAATATCCCGGCAAAATGGCAATCAGGGCTATATGTGTCGCAATACTACACAGGCTGCCATGATTGGGCGCAATTTTATGTATCACCTTATGGATGGGTTTTTGCTGACTTGTCATTTGGAGGGGGCGCCCGTAGAAATGGTGATTTAGATCGTTGGAATTATTACTTCGGTAATCTCGATATTTTCAGGATGCCGGCAAATAGTGAAATCCAAACAGATTTCAATCCGCCAAAACAATTTTTACGTGCAGATCCAATCGACAATCAGCGTGGAGAATTCGAGTATGAAAACCAAGGACTTCCTTATGCTTACTTAGATGTGAAACAAGAGTTAGTTACAATGGAGGAACTTGTGTAA
- a CDS encoding dipeptide epimerase: MKITKINVAPKSARLKEPITISLGTIEHSMSAIVEIETDEGINGYGEGSPGILITGETLKGTTECIQLFEKQLIGVDPLDIEKIHSIMNATAALAPSAKTAIDIACYDLFGKKANLPVYKLLGGFDSCVKTDMTIGIDTSEIMAEKAKIAVGQGFDTLKVKVGTGFAADIARIKTIREAVGSEINIRLDANQGWNPKEAVNTINNLAQYGIELVEQPVAYHDIEGLTYVTTNVGTPIMSDESCFNSKDALRLIKARAVDFVNIKLMKCGGIHEALKINSICEAAGVECMIGCMVEETNIGVTAAAHLAAATKNITRADLDATFGLNEVAIPGGVGLEATSEIQLSGKAGLGLSK; the protein is encoded by the coding sequence TTGAAGATAACAAAAATAAATGTGGCGCCTAAATCAGCAAGATTAAAGGAACCGATCACAATTTCTCTTGGAACGATTGAGCATTCTATGAGTGCAATCGTCGAAATTGAAACTGACGAAGGAATTAACGGATATGGCGAAGGATCACCAGGTATCTTAATTACAGGTGAAACGTTAAAAGGGACAACAGAGTGCATTCAATTATTTGAAAAGCAGCTAATAGGTGTCGATCCTTTAGATATTGAGAAAATCCACAGCATAATGAATGCAACAGCGGCATTAGCACCCTCTGCGAAGACTGCGATTGATATTGCTTGTTATGATTTGTTTGGAAAAAAAGCAAATCTGCCAGTGTATAAACTTTTAGGTGGTTTTGATTCGTGTGTTAAGACAGATATGACGATTGGGATCGATACATCTGAAATAATGGCTGAAAAAGCAAAAATAGCTGTTGGACAAGGTTTTGATACACTAAAAGTTAAAGTCGGAACAGGTTTTGCTGCAGATATTGCCCGCATCAAAACAATCAGAGAAGCCGTTGGCAGTGAAATAAACATTCGTTTAGATGCTAATCAAGGCTGGAATCCGAAAGAAGCTGTGAATACGATCAACAATTTAGCGCAATACGGCATTGAATTAGTAGAACAGCCAGTTGCATATCATGATATTGAAGGACTGACATATGTTACAACTAATGTTGGGACACCAATCATGTCAGATGAGAGTTGTTTTAATTCAAAGGATGCTCTTCGTTTGATTAAAGCGCGGGCAGTTGACTTTGTGAATATCAAGTTAATGAAGTGCGGTGGTATCCATGAGGCACTGAAAATCAATAGTATTTGTGAAGCAGCGGGTGTTGAATGTATGATTGGCTGTATGGTGGAAGAAACGAATATCGGTGTGACTGCTGCAGCGCATTTGGCCGCAGCAACTAAAAATATCACAAGAGCAGACTTAGATGCGACTTTTGGCTTGAATGAAGTCGCAATTCCTGGCGGTGTTGGATTAGAGGCAACTAGTGAAATTCAGTTATCAGGTAAAGCTGGTTTGGGTTTAAGTAAATAA
- a CDS encoding helix-turn-helix domain-containing protein, with the protein MEFRKIKNLRKEKKITLTELGEKTGYSASFLSQIERGTNRPSLEALRKIADSLGVTVAYLLANEAPQVIQDEETSEHGYKVIRNSSGTIYNPWQTNSTYYDTLFNLPVHTNNMVISKIYIDAQSSSSGKKIAHNLCEINYVLKGEATVELNDEVLILQEGDAIFLEAFTQHNILNATENELMLFTLQF; encoded by the coding sequence ATGGAATTTAGAAAAATCAAGAATTTACGAAAAGAAAAAAAGATTACGTTAACTGAACTAGGTGAAAAAACTGGTTATTCCGCAAGTTTCTTATCACAAATCGAACGTGGTACTAATCGTCCCTCTCTTGAAGCGTTGAGAAAAATCGCAGATTCTTTAGGTGTCACTGTTGCTTATCTTTTAGCAAATGAGGCTCCGCAAGTAATACAGGATGAGGAAACGTCTGAACATGGCTATAAAGTGATTCGCAACTCTTCTGGTACGATCTATAATCCGTGGCAGACAAACTCTACTTATTATGATACGTTGTTCAATCTACCTGTACATACAAACAATATGGTCATCTCGAAAATTTATATCGATGCTCAGTCATCATCCAGTGGTAAAAAAATTGCTCATAATCTTTGTGAAATCAATTACGTTCTAAAAGGTGAAGCAACGGTTGAATTGAACGACGAGGTACTTATTCTGCAAGAAGGTGATGCAATTTTTTTAGAAGCATTCACTCAACATAATATTCTCAACGCTACAGAGAATGAATTGATGCTTTTTACTCTTCAATTTTAG
- a CDS encoding metal-sulfur cluster assembly factor — MTETNQEWSAEEIEDIKEQILTALETVIDPELGIDIVNLGLIYEVEFAQNGDTVIKMTLTTMGCPLADVLTEQIHEALKEIPEVKNPEVKLVWYPAWTTDKMSRYARIALGIR; from the coding sequence ATGACTGAAACAAATCAAGAATGGTCTGCTGAAGAGATTGAAGATATCAAGGAACAGATTCTAACTGCTCTAGAAACCGTGATCGATCCTGAACTTGGGATTGATATTGTTAATTTAGGATTGATTTACGAAGTAGAATTTGCCCAAAATGGCGATACGGTCATCAAAATGACCTTAACAACCATGGGTTGTCCACTAGCTGATGTTCTTACTGAGCAAATTCATGAAGCCCTAAAAGAAATTCCAGAAGTAAAAAATCCAGAAGTAAAACTTGTCTGGTACCCAGCGTGGACAACTGATAAAATGTCTCGCTATGCTCGCATTGCTTTAGGGATTCGTTAA
- a CDS encoding EamA family transporter, producing MMDYAAILTILVITTFSGSAGALALKKGMNDLPQLSLKRVLRSGWIYLGSFLYILSAVTNIVLLKFLDYSIAFPMTSLTYVWTVIISYFIFKEKLSVRKVLAVILIIIGVFIISQ from the coding sequence ATGATGGATTATGCAGCAATTTTGACGATTCTTGTCATTACTACTTTTTCTGGCAGTGCAGGTGCTTTAGCGTTGAAAAAAGGAATGAATGACTTACCACAATTGAGTCTCAAACGAGTATTGCGAAGTGGTTGGATTTATCTGGGTTCGTTTTTATATATTTTAAGTGCAGTAACTAATATTGTTTTATTAAAATTTTTAGATTATTCGATCGCTTTCCCAATGACGTCGTTAACCTATGTTTGGACAGTTATTATTAGTTATTTTATTTTTAAAGAAAAGCTAAGTGTTCGAAAAGTTTTAGCTGTGATTTTGATTATTATTGGTGTTTTTATTATTAGTCAATAA
- a CDS encoding EamA family transporter, translating to MDAKNKQQKLSLGVILILIAAALSSLGQLAWKFGADGTGSYAIVLYAVGFLAAGAGMFFMMAAFRYGEVSILQPMMSLGFALSIVLGALFLNESITWYKLLGTGFIIAGSILLGIEGNEETI from the coding sequence ATGGATGCTAAAAATAAACAACAAAAGTTAAGCTTAGGCGTTATACTGATTTTAATTGCAGCTGCGTTGAGTAGTTTAGGTCAATTGGCATGGAAATTTGGCGCTGATGGAACAGGGAGTTACGCAATTGTACTTTATGCAGTCGGTTTTTTAGCTGCAGGAGCAGGAATGTTTTTTATGATGGCAGCTTTTCGTTATGGAGAAGTATCGATTTTACAACCAATGATGAGTTTGGGATTTGCCTTGTCGATCGTATTAGGTGCACTATTCTTAAATGAAAGTATTACTTGGTATAAATTATTAGGAACAGGATTCATTATTGCTGGTTCGATTCTTCTAGGGATTGAAGGAAACGAGGAAACCATATGA
- a CDS encoding alpha/beta hydrolase, translated as MKWIVLILVILFILVVAVSVYAANFFLNVALFRDNNWYDKMGHKMMNPDNFNKGQSQYDLTEEQQNQQGDIFWQTKFAQDHWLETDGEKLYSRLIVPHPESKKWVICVHGYRSYGQRDMAYVASQFSNQHYNILIPDLRAHGKSTGNVIGMGWLDRLDLLKWIQEVVKIEPHAEIILFGGSMGAATVMMTSGEELPVSIKGLVVDCGYSSVYDEFGAMLRSAFKLPAFPILTIANIMAKKKVGYSLKEASSVAQLAKNDLPTLFIHGTGDKFVPHQMLYDNMEATNGVKESLIVEKAPHLSSFIYEPEHYFDTVFEFIHRYC; from the coding sequence TTGAAGTGGATTGTGTTGATTTTGGTTATTTTATTTATTTTGGTTGTGGCAGTGTCAGTTTATGCAGCAAACTTCTTCTTGAATGTAGCGCTTTTTAGAGATAATAATTGGTATGACAAAATGGGTCATAAAATGATGAATCCTGATAATTTTAATAAGGGACAGTCGCAATATGACCTTACTGAAGAGCAACAAAATCAACAAGGCGATATATTTTGGCAGACAAAATTTGCTCAGGATCATTGGCTAGAGACAGACGGAGAAAAGCTCTATAGCCGTTTGATCGTTCCGCACCCTGAAAGTAAGAAATGGGTGATTTGTGTCCATGGTTATCGTTCTTACGGTCAGCGTGACATGGCCTATGTTGCTTCTCAATTTTCTAATCAGCACTATAATATATTGATTCCTGATTTAAGAGCGCATGGTAAAAGTACAGGAAATGTGATAGGAATGGGATGGTTGGACCGTTTAGATTTATTGAAATGGATTCAAGAAGTGGTTAAGATCGAACCACATGCTGAAATCATTCTATTTGGCGGTTCAATGGGTGCTGCAACTGTGATGATGACAAGTGGCGAGGAACTACCAGTATCTATCAAAGGTTTGGTTGTTGATTGTGGGTATTCATCTGTCTATGATGAATTTGGAGCTATGTTACGTTCGGCGTTTAAGTTACCAGCTTTTCCTATATTGACTATTGCCAATATAATGGCTAAAAAAAAGGTTGGATACTCACTTAAAGAAGCTTCTTCTGTTGCTCAGTTGGCTAAAAATGATTTACCAACTTTATTTATTCACGGAACGGGTGATAAATTTGTACCGCATCAAATGCTTTATGACAATATGGAAGCTACCAATGGTGTCAAAGAAAGCTTGATTGTTGAAAAGGCACCTCATCTCTCTTCTTTTATTTATGAACCAGAGCATTATTTTGATACTGTGTTTGAGTTTATCCATCGTTATTGTTAG